In a genomic window of Blastocatellia bacterium:
- a CDS encoding DUF3467 domain-containing protein: MEISEADRSQLSEGRYANYFEIGHNAFEFLLDLGQLGLETEPAHIYLRVITSPSGARKLCQLLNDALAEYYRSFGAIRHEDE, translated from the coding sequence ATGGAGATAAGCGAGGCAGATCGTTCCCAACTTAGTGAAGGCAGGTATGCCAATTATTTTGAGATCGGCCATAACGCCTTTGAATTCCTGCTCGACCTCGGTCAACTGGGTCTTGAAACGGAACCTGCGCACATCTATCTGCGGGTTATCACCTCGCCTTCAGGCGCGAGGAAACTATGCCAACTGCTCAACGATGCATTAGCTGAATACTACAGGTCGTTTGGAGCGATCCGGCATGAAGACGAATGA
- a CDS encoding DUF4255 domain-containing protein: MGSYKIIAEVSNLLHSTLWDGFKDDLELTQHVDNEEAIVLLNPADAASNKDLRLSLWLYQVQGNEFMRNQAPSRMPQQDDTIQYPPLPLNLYYLLTPSTKSMEGDQMVLGRSLQIFHDNSILRLESKEKPGTAEELRISMCQRDLRELAEVWEALQQPYRLSVCYEVRVVRIDSERTEQTGRVLERTADFQQSPAAV, from the coding sequence GTGGGCAGCTACAAGATTATTGCGGAGGTTAGCAATCTACTTCACAGCACGCTGTGGGACGGCTTCAAAGACGACCTTGAGCTGACGCAGCACGTGGACAACGAAGAGGCGATAGTTTTGCTTAACCCGGCAGATGCCGCGAGTAATAAGGACCTCCGCCTTTCGCTTTGGCTATACCAGGTGCAGGGAAACGAGTTCATGCGAAACCAAGCTCCATCACGTATGCCGCAGCAGGATGATACGATTCAATACCCGCCGCTGCCGCTGAATCTTTATTACCTGCTCACGCCTTCGACAAAGAGCATGGAAGGCGACCAGATGGTTCTTGGTAGAAGCCTCCAGATTTTTCACGACAACTCTATATTGCGGCTCGAAAGCAAGGAAAAGCCCGGCACTGCCGAGGAGTTGCGCATAAGCATGTGCCAGCGCGACTTGCGCGAGCTTGCGGAGGTTTGGGAAGCATTGCAGCAACCTTATCGCCTTTCGGTCTGCTACGAGGTCCGCGTGGTAAGGATAGATTCCGAGCGCACGGAGCAGACTGGCCGCGTCCTTGAACGCACGGCGGATTTCCAACAGAGCCCGGCGGCCGTTTGA
- a CDS encoding HYR domain-containing protein, which produces MSQAKSKRRTVVAAALPLIFLAILLGVRAGGARAHSTTRVPDSYLVTNRDDSGEGSLRQAIMDANANPGPDTIEFDKSAWGTITLTSGELLITDDLTITGPGPFTLTISGNHQSRIFEIGSSATVDISGLTISDGGLAGVNGGGIYNQGTLMLTNVVLSGNSVSGGMDGGGIFNLGTLTITNSTLSGNSAGRNGGGVYNFGSSSLTIINSTLSGNSAAAAGGGVYNEGFLTIINSTLSGNFTDSTVGAGGGFYNGIGGTADISFTTIANNSAHAGGGIYNNGATVNVKNSIVANNPSGGDCASNGATVASGVNFTTTGGCGFTQVPSTGPGGLNLGPLADNGGPTQTHALLPGSVAIDAAPDCTPLNSKTPLETDQRGILRPQGSACDVGSYEAVPCTTQPAIFCPESFSVSTDANQCAAKVDYSLPPVDCPCNAGGGGGARPSSPKMVSPRGAASCTPSCSPPPGSNFPRGTTTVTCSVTDINNATAMCSFTITVTDQVPPALSCPASVTKSTDPNQCQAAVTYTVTANDNCDGPVPATCTPPSGSIFQKGTTTVTCTATDSSKNVGTCMFPVTVNDTQPPAITCPANTSQSAGPGQCSATVTYPPPTVSDNCPNVGAPSCSPPSGSTFQGGTTTVTCMVADASGNTASCSFTVTVNDTTPPSITCPANVTVVTTPGATCATVTYPAPKASDNCPLPPNAVVCSPPSGSCFARGTTTVNCTVTDAGGNTASCSFRVTVFDLCIQDDSNPTTVVLVNTLTGDYRFCCNGTTFTGRGKITIRGNTYTLDHTAADRRVLVTDDEGVHRATASLQVPPGTPRCTINDRDTRNNTCQCQ; this is translated from the coding sequence ATGAGCCAGGCGAAATCGAAGCGCAGAACCGTTGTAGCAGCGGCGTTACCGCTGATCTTTTTGGCGATCCTGTTGGGGGTGCGCGCAGGCGGCGCGCGGGCGCACAGCACGACTCGGGTGCCGGACTCCTATCTCGTAACCAATCGGGATGATAGCGGCGAAGGCTCGCTACGGCAGGCCATCATGGACGCGAACGCGAACCCCGGCCCGGACACAATAGAATTTGACAAGTCCGCCTGGGGGACGATCACGCTGACTTCGGGCGAGCTGCTGATCACCGACGACCTGACGATCACCGGGCCTGGCCCCTTCACCCTGACCATCAGCGGCAACCACCAGTCGCGCATCTTCGAAATCGGCAGTTCCGCTACCGTAGATATTTCCGGCCTCACCATTAGCGACGGCGGGCTCGCCGGCGTGAATGGCGGCGGCATCTACAATCAAGGAACGCTGATGCTTACCAATGTCGTGTTGTCAGGCAACTCAGTCAGCGGAGGCATGGATGGCGGCGGTATCTTTAACCTGGGCACGCTGACGATCACCAACAGCACACTCTCTGGCAACTCTGCCGGGCGCAACGGCGGCGGCGTCTACAATTTCGGCAGCAGCAGCCTGACCATCATCAATAGCACGCTCTCTGGCAACAGCGCCGCCGCCGCCGGCGGTGGCGTCTACAATGAGGGCTTTCTGACGATCATCAACAGCACCTTATCAGGCAACTTCACCGACTCGACGGTGGGCGCTGGCGGCGGCTTCTACAACGGCATCGGAGGCACGGCGGACATCAGCTTCACGACGATAGCGAACAACTCCGCCCATGCTGGCGGCGGCATCTACAATAATGGCGCGACGGTGAACGTCAAGAACTCCATCGTCGCTAACAACCCGTCGGGGGGCGACTGTGCAAGCAACGGAGCGACCGTGGCCTCGGGAGTCAACTTCACGACTACTGGCGGCTGCGGCTTCACGCAGGTGCCGTCAACGGGTCCGGGCGGGCTGAACCTCGGCCCGCTCGCGGATAACGGCGGCCCGACGCAGACGCACGCGCTGCTGCCGGGCAGCGTCGCCATTGACGCCGCGCCCGACTGTACCCCGCTAAATAGCAAGACCCCTCTCGAAACGGATCAGCGCGGCATTCTCCGCCCGCAAGGCTCGGCCTGCGATGTCGGCTCTTATGAAGCGGTGCCCTGCACGACTCAGCCGGCGATCTTCTGCCCAGAAAGTTTCTCTGTCTCGACCGACGCCAATCAGTGCGCGGCGAAGGTGGACTATTCGCTGCCGCCGGTGGACTGCCCGTGCAACGCGGGTGGTGGCGGTGGCGCTAGACCGTCCTCGCCGAAGATGGTTTCGCCCAGAGGGGCGGCCTCCTGCACACCGAGTTGCTCGCCGCCGCCCGGTTCAAACTTCCCGCGCGGCACCACTACGGTTACCTGCTCGGTAACCGACATCAACAACGCCACGGCGATGTGCTCGTTTACGATCACGGTTACCGATCAGGTGCCGCCGGCGCTCTCCTGCCCGGCGAGCGTCACCAAGAGCACAGACCCCAACCAGTGCCAGGCAGCCGTTACCTACACGGTGACGGCCAACGATAACTGCGATGGGCCGGTGCCGGCGACCTGCACGCCGCCGTCGGGCTCGATCTTCCAGAAAGGCACGACGACCGTGACCTGCACGGCGACCGACAGCTCGAAGAATGTCGGCACCTGCATGTTCCCTGTGACGGTCAACGACACCCAGCCGCCTGCGATCACCTGCCCGGCCAACACCTCGCAGAGCGCCGGCCCGGGGCAGTGTTCGGCCACCGTCACCTACCCGCCGCCGACCGTGAGCGACAATTGCCCGAATGTCGGCGCGCCGAGTTGCTCGCCGCCTTCGGGGTCAACTTTCCAGGGGGGCACGACGACCGTCACCTGCATGGTTGCTGATGCCAGCGGCAACACGGCGAGCTGTTCGTTTACCGTGACGGTCAACGACACGACCCCACCTTCGATCACTTGCCCGGCGAACGTCACCGTCGTCACGACACCGGGGGCGACCTGCGCCACGGTCACCTATCCGGCGCCGAAGGCCAGCGACAACTGCCCACTGCCGCCGAACGCCGTGGTCTGCTCGCCGCCCTCCGGCAGCTGCTTTGCGCGCGGCACGACGACCGTCAACTGCACGGTGACCGATGCCGGCGGCAACACGGCGAGTTGTTCGTTCCGCGTGACGGTCTTCGACCTCTGCATTCAAGACGACAGCAACCCGACGACCGTCGTGTTGGTCAACACACTGACGGGCGATTACCGCTTCTGCTGCAATGGCACGACCTTCACAGGCCGTGGCAAGATCACGATACGCGGCAACACCTACACGCTCGACCACACCGCCGCCGACCGGCGCGTGCTGGTAACCGACGACGAAGGTGTTCACCGCGCCACGGCGAGCCTGCAAGTCCCGCCGGGTACACCGCGCTGTACAATCAACGACCGCGACACGCGCAACAACACCTGCCAGTGCCAGTGA
- a CDS encoding phage tail sheath C-terminal domain-containing protein, with protein MRTYRTPGVYFERQDAAASLIGPLRTDIAGFVGVAERGPLHKGVKIESLTQFMNVFGGKIAQGYLAYAVEGFFKNKGQTCWVVRVADPATARVASLDISDDAGTHILRITAGSPGSWGNRILVRWLIRGDQILSLTLHFPDGTEQLERDPLRFSQTEGPEGQALEPDALPASRLTPLVTIERSTPKKRLSPAQAQAVAPIRALQGWLVGGSDGLAGIKPEHFSGEGTPFDKPWGLAALEQVKEVSVVAMPDIMPKLPVSADEKPPLFDCTSLDVQQPETFKQPEAEFPPAFGSEQILILQQAMIMHCERLRYRVAILDMPNGSLPSNPLLPEAAAKWGRGLGSSSFAALYYPWIMVDDPLLLTGLVRIIPPSGHLAGIYARSDFARGVHKPPANDMIEGAVDLSFTVDDILHGFLNDNRVNALRPFAGRGLRVYGARTLSTDLRFVNVRRLLSMIEKAIDQGTQWTVFEPNNDLLRREMDRVVRSYLQTLFRKGMLDGATPEEAYFVKCDESINPPEQIDTGRVVCQVGVQPPYPAEFVVVVIGKTLDAMEVLQEQGVGQNG; from the coding sequence ATGCGAACCTACCGAACACCCGGGGTCTACTTCGAGCGACAGGACGCAGCGGCGTCATTGATCGGCCCCCTGCGAACCGACATCGCAGGGTTCGTGGGCGTCGCCGAGCGGGGACCCCTGCACAAAGGCGTGAAGATCGAATCGCTCACGCAGTTTATGAATGTATTCGGAGGAAAGATCGCACAAGGGTATCTGGCCTACGCCGTCGAGGGCTTTTTCAAAAACAAGGGGCAGACCTGCTGGGTCGTTCGGGTCGCTGACCCCGCTACGGCCAGAGTCGCGTCGCTCGACATCAGCGACGACGCCGGGACCCACATTCTGCGCATAACGGCGGGCAGCCCCGGCTCGTGGGGTAACCGTATACTTGTGCGGTGGCTCATACGCGGCGATCAAATACTTTCGCTCACCCTTCACTTTCCGGACGGGACCGAGCAGCTTGAGCGCGACCCGCTCAGGTTTTCTCAGACAGAAGGGCCGGAGGGCCAGGCGCTCGAACCGGATGCGCTCCCAGCAAGCCGGCTTACGCCGCTCGTGACTATTGAACGGTCAACTCCAAAAAAAAGACTGAGCCCGGCACAGGCGCAGGCGGTCGCTCCTATCCGCGCCCTTCAAGGCTGGCTCGTGGGAGGGTCGGACGGCCTCGCGGGGATAAAACCGGAACACTTCAGCGGCGAGGGCACGCCCTTCGATAAGCCGTGGGGACTGGCGGCGCTCGAACAGGTCAAAGAAGTGTCGGTCGTCGCCATGCCCGACATCATGCCGAAGCTCCCCGTGTCGGCCGACGAGAAGCCGCCATTGTTCGATTGCACTAGCCTTGACGTTCAACAGCCGGAAACCTTCAAGCAGCCGGAGGCTGAGTTTCCGCCGGCATTCGGTAGCGAGCAGATACTGATCTTACAGCAGGCGATGATCATGCATTGCGAGAGGCTGCGCTATCGCGTAGCCATACTCGACATGCCAAACGGTTCGCTCCCATCAAACCCTTTGCTGCCTGAGGCGGCGGCCAAGTGGGGCCGCGGCCTCGGGAGCAGCAGTTTCGCGGCCCTCTATTATCCCTGGATCATGGTTGATGATCCGCTGTTGCTGACCGGACTGGTGCGCATTATTCCGCCGAGCGGACACCTGGCAGGCATATACGCCCGCAGCGACTTCGCGCGCGGTGTTCATAAGCCTCCGGCCAACGACATGATCGAAGGGGCGGTTGATCTGAGCTTCACGGTCGATGACATATTGCATGGATTCTTGAACGACAACCGGGTCAACGCGCTGCGCCCATTTGCAGGGCGCGGCTTGCGCGTGTATGGCGCGCGGACGCTCAGTACGGATTTGCGTTTCGTCAACGTGCGCAGGCTGTTGTCGATGATCGAAAAGGCAATTGACCAGGGGACCCAGTGGACTGTCTTCGAGCCGAACAACGATTTGCTGAGGAGAGAGATGGACAGGGTCGTGCGCTCCTATTTGCAGACGCTCTTCCGCAAGGGGATGCTCGATGGCGCCACGCCCGAAGAAGCATACTTTGTGAAATGCGACGAATCGATCAACCCGCCTGAGCAGATAGACACCGGGAGGGTCGTCTGCCAGGTCGGAGTGCAGCCGCCATATCCGGCCGAATTTGTAGTTGTAGTTATTGGCAAGACGCTCGACGCCATGGAGGTCTTGCAAGAGCAGGGGGTAGGCCAGAATGGCTGA
- a CDS encoding phage tail sheath C-terminal domain-containing protein, with protein MPEYLAPGVYVEEVSTGTRPIEGVSTSTAGMVGQTERGPTVPRLVTSWEDYYRWFGGYVDFNLPPGQAVHQFLPYAVRGFFDNGGQRLFVARITPPGAIPASGDIGNATIATAIGPGTWGNNIFVSIRPASLQGAAGSPTADWFRLTLIYYRDPNDVPDPDPTSAANIGNPNLNEPDVLEDFDNLSLVSTDTNFAQTVVNSSSRLITLNMDNTGGRPPDVPFGPNAIRLAGGAPANGEPTEVEYQGAPANPAQPLLGMTGLLGLSAIRDISLLAVPDEVSLDDQGVAALRSSILIQCETLKDRFAIMSATNAVQDGPIANIRPPQDSTYGAFYLPWVRVSARHTAEGHLLVPPTGHIAGIYARVDVERGVHKAPANEVVRGIITTDLSGEKRPLKHLLGKREQDLLNPRGVNVICDFRPDGRGIRVWGARTMSSDPMWKYINVRRLFIFVEQSIDSGTQWSVFEPNYESTWAAIRLSITAFLRTVWRNGALAGVTQDEAFFVKCDRTTMTQDDWDNGRLICLIGIAPVKPAEFVIFRISQKTVEAVQ; from the coding sequence ATGCCTGAGTACCTCGCGCCAGGAGTTTACGTTGAAGAAGTCAGCACCGGGACTCGACCCATCGAAGGCGTCAGCACGAGCACTGCCGGCATGGTCGGGCAAACTGAGCGCGGACCCACTGTGCCGCGCCTTGTGACGAGCTGGGAGGATTATTACCGATGGTTCGGCGGCTACGTTGATTTCAACCTCCCACCAGGACAGGCCGTTCATCAATTCTTGCCCTACGCCGTCCGCGGGTTCTTTGATAACGGCGGACAGCGGCTGTTTGTGGCCCGCATCACTCCGCCCGGCGCAATCCCCGCTTCGGGCGATATCGGGAACGCCACGATAGCGACAGCCATCGGGCCCGGCACCTGGGGAAACAATATCTTCGTCAGTATCAGGCCGGCCTCGCTTCAAGGAGCCGCTGGTTCGCCGACGGCAGATTGGTTTCGGTTGACGCTGATCTATTACCGTGACCCGAACGACGTTCCTGATCCTGATCCGACTTCCGCCGCCAACATCGGCAATCCGAACCTCAATGAGCCGGATGTCCTTGAGGATTTTGACAACCTGTCGCTCGTGTCGACAGACACGAACTTCGCGCAGACGGTCGTCAACTCCTCTTCACGGCTCATCACTCTGAATATGGATAACACCGGAGGCCGCCCGCCCGACGTGCCATTCGGCCCCAACGCTATACGGCTCGCCGGTGGGGCTCCGGCCAATGGGGAACCGACCGAGGTCGAGTATCAGGGTGCGCCCGCCAACCCGGCCCAACCCTTACTAGGAATGACGGGTCTGCTGGGGCTGTCGGCCATCCGTGACATCTCGCTGTTGGCAGTCCCGGACGAAGTGTCGCTCGATGACCAAGGGGTCGCAGCCCTAAGGTCGAGCATCTTGATACAGTGCGAGACGCTTAAAGATCGCTTCGCAATTATGAGCGCCACAAACGCCGTCCAAGACGGGCCTATCGCCAACATCAGGCCGCCGCAGGACAGCACCTACGGCGCGTTCTACTTGCCCTGGGTGCGCGTCTCTGCGCGGCACACCGCTGAGGGGCACTTGCTCGTGCCGCCGACGGGCCACATCGCCGGTATCTACGCCCGCGTCGACGTGGAGCGCGGCGTACACAAAGCGCCCGCCAACGAAGTGGTGCGGGGCATCATCACGACTGACCTGAGCGGCGAGAAGAGGCCGCTCAAACATCTCCTCGGTAAGCGGGAGCAGGACCTGCTCAACCCCAGGGGCGTAAACGTAATTTGTGATTTTCGCCCTGACGGGCGCGGCATACGCGTATGGGGCGCGCGCACGATGTCGTCGGACCCGATGTGGAAATACATCAACGTTCGAAGGCTGTTTATCTTCGTAGAGCAGTCGATAGACAGTGGCACGCAGTGGTCTGTCTTCGAGCCTAACTACGAATCGACCTGGGCGGCCATACGCCTTTCAATCACCGCTTTCCTCAGGACCGTCTGGCGCAACGGTGCGCTAGCCGGCGTCACACAAGATGAGGCGTTCTTCGTAAAGTGCGACCGCACCACGATGACGCAAGATGACTGGGACAACGGGCGGCTGATCTGCCTGATCGGCATCGCACCCGTGAAGCCCGCCGAATTCGTGATCTTCCGCATCTCGCAGAAGACCGTTGAGGCGGTGCAGTAA
- a CDS encoding peptidoglycan-binding protein, with protein sequence MSLQKAVIEVDANDRGPNLPARIVVQFNPAEYTLAKGAQIAEIAIPGIDSPILQFVRGQNEKLTLELFFDTTQSGMGEQAVRDVRELTDPVYQLVKIQSKTHAPPRVRFIWGNGLSFRAIVESVQQKFTVFNPAGIPLRAALAVSFREYKTLEEQLKELNLQSADHTKRRKVRQGDTLAQIAFEEYRDASKWRRIAEEPANATALADPRRLVPGTEIVIPALDVFGNPDRRT encoded by the coding sequence ATGTCGCTTCAGAAGGCGGTCATAGAAGTCGATGCCAATGACCGCGGGCCGAACCTGCCCGCGCGAATCGTCGTGCAGTTTAATCCGGCCGAATATACCCTGGCGAAGGGCGCGCAGATTGCCGAGATCGCGATCCCTGGCATCGACTCACCCATACTCCAATTCGTCCGGGGGCAAAATGAGAAGCTGACGCTGGAGCTTTTCTTCGATACGACGCAGTCCGGGATGGGCGAGCAGGCAGTGCGCGACGTGCGCGAATTGACCGACCCGGTTTATCAGCTCGTCAAAATACAGTCGAAGACGCATGCGCCGCCACGCGTTCGCTTCATCTGGGGCAACGGCCTCTCCTTTCGCGCCATAGTCGAGAGCGTTCAGCAAAAATTCACAGTCTTTAACCCGGCAGGGATCCCGCTGCGCGCCGCGCTCGCCGTTTCCTTCCGCGAGTACAAGACTCTCGAAGAGCAACTCAAAGAGCTGAACCTTCAGTCGGCCGATCACACCAAGCGCCGCAAGGTGCGCCAGGGCGATACCCTGGCTCAGATCGCGTTCGAAGAGTACAGGGACGCTTCGAAGTGGCGGCGCATCGCTGAAGAGCCCGCAAACGCAACGGCCCTGGCCGACCCGCGCCGCCTCGTTCCCGGCACGGAGATCGTCATCCCGGCGCTGGATGTCTTCGGCAACCCGGACCGGAGGACTTAG
- a CDS encoding phage tail protein, translating to MAGSGDRDDPFTSFNFIVNIQGMRAGFAEVGGLNTETDIIEYREGNEDITVRKLPGKRKYAQISLKRGFTNSKDLWEWRKKVIQGQTQRLSGTITLLDESRKPALVWRFFEGWPSKWEGPALNAKNNDMAIETLEIAHEGLELE from the coding sequence ATGGCTGGGAGCGGAGACAGAGACGACCCCTTCACCTCCTTTAATTTTATTGTAAACATTCAGGGCATGCGGGCCGGATTTGCGGAGGTCGGCGGCCTGAACACAGAGACAGACATTATTGAATACCGCGAGGGGAACGAGGACATCACCGTGCGCAAGCTTCCGGGCAAGCGCAAGTATGCCCAGATCAGCCTCAAGCGCGGGTTCACAAACAGCAAAGACCTCTGGGAGTGGCGCAAGAAGGTGATACAGGGGCAAACCCAGCGGCTGTCGGGCACCATAACGCTGCTGGACGAATCGCGCAAGCCTGCGCTGGTGTGGCGCTTCTTCGAAGGATGGCCATCTAAATGGGAGGGGCCAGCCTTGAATGCGAAGAATAATGATATGGCCATCGAAACGCTTGAGATCGCCCACGAGGGGCTGGAACTTGAATAA
- a CDS encoding phage tail protein, with amino-acid sequence MADSGSRKDPIPSFRFTVRFDDLPPGGFSDCSGLQMETEVQDFHEGGLNTHTWKFVTRTKQSNLTLKRGIVNKALWDWYQDQIQGKMRFRNVTILVHDPSGKSDVLEFQIIQAFPIKWVGPELSAAQNNIAVETVEFAHQGLERIK; translated from the coding sequence ATGGCTGATTCAGGCTCAAGAAAAGATCCGATCCCTAGCTTCCGCTTTACGGTGCGGTTTGACGATCTGCCGCCCGGCGGTTTCAGCGATTGCTCGGGCTTGCAGATGGAGACCGAAGTGCAGGACTTCCACGAAGGCGGGCTCAATACGCACACATGGAAGTTTGTCACTCGCACGAAGCAGTCGAACCTGACGCTCAAGCGGGGCATCGTCAATAAGGCGCTCTGGGACTGGTACCAAGATCAGATACAGGGCAAGATGCGATTCCGCAATGTAACGATCCTTGTCCACGACCCTTCGGGGAAGAGCGATGTACTCGAATTCCAGATCATACAAGCCTTTCCGATCAAATGGGTCGGGCCTGAGCTTAGCGCGGCTCAGAACAATATAGCTGTTGAAACTGTCGAGTTCGCCCATCAAGGGCTCGAACGGATCAAGTGA
- a CDS encoding carboxypeptidase-like regulatory domain-containing protein, protein MALVFERFTAAPIGAITLVDRFAQLRGTRGAFPTVVGEIRFLLVAQILGDNTLPFDPPLRLQPQTNPSGVYLFPKEVSIGTTSAVSIPAGRYRLRVEGDFYQTIEHDMNFPLESAEPQTLSLLPGPAYPFPDLTLKQNRLTLLRGSLFEIGPGKPIAGAKVTIIEPVVESPFNSCLTGPNGDWVVAMVLDRSTPPIALTLNFALPGGSSFNVSNVAVLPGTDNGLPQTALRGRVLDTSGTPIPRSMVTVSAQPGQSLSLSDGQWFFYMSMLQDDTQARVTARAPNGRTQEQDIQIRRRATVVVPTFQIAMN, encoded by the coding sequence ATGGCTTTAGTCTTCGAGAGATTCACAGCCGCACCGATAGGCGCTATCACGCTGGTAGATCGGTTCGCACAACTTCGCGGCACGCGCGGAGCATTTCCTACCGTGGTGGGCGAGATTCGATTCCTGCTCGTGGCGCAAATCCTCGGAGACAACACCCTACCATTCGATCCGCCACTTCGGCTGCAACCCCAAACAAACCCTAGTGGCGTTTACTTGTTCCCAAAAGAGGTTTCGATAGGCACGACATCAGCGGTCAGCATCCCGGCGGGCCGCTATCGCCTGCGCGTAGAAGGCGACTTCTATCAGACTATCGAACACGATATGAATTTCCCGCTCGAATCCGCTGAACCACAAACCCTGAGCCTTCTGCCCGGCCCGGCATACCCGTTTCCGGACCTGACGCTGAAGCAGAACAGATTGACCCTCTTGCGTGGCAGCCTGTTTGAAATCGGTCCCGGCAAACCAATAGCCGGGGCGAAGGTGACGATCATAGAGCCGGTCGTAGAGTCGCCCTTTAACAGTTGCTTGACCGGCCCGAACGGCGACTGGGTCGTGGCAATGGTCCTCGACCGCAGTACGCCGCCGATTGCGCTCACGCTCAACTTCGCGTTGCCGGGCGGTAGCTCGTTCAATGTTTCAAATGTGGCGGTGCTTCCGGGTACGGATAACGGCCTGCCGCAGACGGCCTTGCGCGGGCGTGTGCTCGATACGAGTGGGACACCGATCCCTCGCTCGATGGTGACGGTTTCGGCCCAGCCCGGCCAGTCGCTATCGCTCTCCGACGGGCAATGGTTTTTTTACATGAGCATGCTCCAAGACGACACGCAGGCGCGTGTTACCGCGCGCGCACCCAACGGGCGCACGCAGGAACAAGACATCCAAATACGACGCCGCGCGACGGTTGTCGTCCCGACTTTCCAAATCGCAATGAATTAA